A window of Coturnix japonica isolate 7356 chromosome 2, Coturnix japonica 2.1, whole genome shotgun sequence contains these coding sequences:
- the NR1D2 gene encoding nuclear receptor subfamily 1 group D member 2 isoform X2 has protein sequence MEVSAGGVIAYISSSSSASSPASCHSESSDSGFQSSSSPVPSSPNSSSSESSCNGRSSEGSDGAPKSERLEETVKPSQSGVAGLTKGHNGVTKFNGMVLLCKVCGDVASGFHYGVHACEGCKGFFRRSIQQNIQYKKCLKNNNCSIMRMNRNRCQQCRFKKCLSVGMSRDAVRFGRIPKREKQRMLIEMQSAMKTMMNSQFSGHLPNEALAEHQDQAPQDDLSSKPKQERETLKSPSPPPSSDMAKEEVIGMVTRAHKDTFMYNQEQSQNPAEMMQSQSGERVSKNTEQYMLSSEHCVSGLSGPQYPESEQHLGGQYKGRSTMHYPSGHAICFTNGHCMNFTNGYTQRLCDRIPEDVFSSNRNTTYSCSTGGRMHLVCPMSKTPHVDPNKSGHEVWEEFSLSFTPAVKEVVEFAKRIPGFRDLTQHDQVNLLKAGTFEVLMVRFASLFDARERTVTFLSGKKYSVDDLHSMGAGDLLNSMFEFSEKLNALQLSDEEMSLFTAVVLVSADRSGIENVNSVEALQETLIRALRTLIMKNHPNEASIFTKLLLKLPDLRSLNNMHSEELLAFKVHP, from the exons ATGGAAGTCAGCGCGG GGGGTGTGATAGCTTACATCAGCTCCTCGAGCTCAGCATCTAGCCCAGCCTCATGTCACAGCGAGAGCTCAGACAGCGGTTTCCAGTCATCCTCTTCGCCTGTACCATCTTCTCCGAACAGCTCCTCCTCGGAAAGCAGCTGCAATGGTCGGAGCAGCGAGGGGTCCGATGGGGCACCAAAGAGTGAGCGGCTAGAGGAGACTGTTAAACCCAGCCAGTCGGGTGTTGCTGGCTTGACAAAAGGCCATAACGGAGTCACAA AATTCAATGGAATGGTTCTTCTTTGCAAGGTCTGTGGAGATGTTGCTTCAGGATTTCATTATGGTGTTCATGCCTGTGAGGGCTGCAAG GGTTTTTTCAGAAGAAGCATTCAGCAAAACATCCAGTATAAGAAGTGCTTGAAGAATAACAACTGCTCTATAATGAGAATGAATAGAAACAGATGCCAGCAGTGTCGTTTCAAAAAGTGTCTGTCTGTTGGAATGTCAAGAGATG CTGTTCGATTTGGCCGCATTCCTAAACGTGAAAAGCAGAGGATGCTGATTGAAATGCAGAGTGCCATGAAAACCATGATGAACAGTCAGTTCAGCGGTCACTTACCCAATGAAGCGTTAGCCGAACATCAAGATCAAGCACCTCAAGATGACCTTTCCTCTAAACCCAAGCAAGAGCGGGAAACCCTCAAaagcccttctcctcctcctagCTCTGACATGGCTAAGGAAGAGGTGATTGGTATGGTCACTAGGGCCCACAAAGATACTTTCATGTACAACCAAGAACAGTCTCAAAACCCAGCAGAGATGATGCAGTCCCAGAGTGGGGAGAGGGTGTCAAAGAACACTGAACAATACATGTTGAGCAGCGAGCACTGTGTTAGCGGGCTCAGTGGCCCTCAGTACCCTGAAAGTGAGCAACACCTAGGCGGACAGTACAAAGGGAGAAGCACAATGCATTATCCAAGTGGGCACGCCATATGTTTCACAAATGGCCACTGCATGAACTTCACCAACGGTTACACTCAGCGACTGTGCGATAGAATCCCAGAAGATGTcttttcttcaaacagaaatacCACTTATTCATGCAGCACTGGAGGAAGAATGCATCTG GTCTGCCCAATGAGTAAGACTCCCCACGTGGACCCAAACAAGTCTGGCCATGAAGTCTGGGAAGAGTTCTCGCTGAGCTTTACTCCTGCAGTGAAAGAAGTGGTGGAGTTTGCCAAGCGCATCCCAGGGTTCCGAGATCTCACACAACATGACCAGGTTAACCTTCTGAAGGCTGGGACCTTTGAG GTTTTAATGGTACGGTTTGCATCTTTGTTTGACGCAAGGGAGCGTACTGTCACCTTCCTCAGTGGAAAGAAGTACAGTGTGGATGACTTGCATTCAATGGGAGCTGGTGATCTACTCAATTCCATGTTTGAATTTAGTGAGAAACTAAATGCCCTGCAACTTAGTGATGAGGAGATGAGTTTATTTACAGCAGTTGTCCTGGTATCTGCTG ATCGCTCTGGAATAGAAAATGTCAATTCTGTGGAGGCACTTCAGGAGACACTAATCCGTGCATTAAGGACCTTAATCATGAAAAATCACCCAAACGAAGCCTCTATTTTCACAAAACTTCTTTTGAAGTTACCTGACTTGCGTTCCTTAAACAACATGCACTCTGAAGAACTCTTAGCCTTCAAAGTTCACCCATAG
- the NR1D2 gene encoding nuclear receptor subfamily 1 group D member 2 isoform X1, translating into MAVVHVCLLCHYMPPFFLALGGVIAYISSSSSASSPASCHSESSDSGFQSSSSPVPSSPNSSSSESSCNGRSSEGSDGAPKSERLEETVKPSQSGVAGLTKGHNGVTKFNGMVLLCKVCGDVASGFHYGVHACEGCKGFFRRSIQQNIQYKKCLKNNNCSIMRMNRNRCQQCRFKKCLSVGMSRDAVRFGRIPKREKQRMLIEMQSAMKTMMNSQFSGHLPNEALAEHQDQAPQDDLSSKPKQERETLKSPSPPPSSDMAKEEVIGMVTRAHKDTFMYNQEQSQNPAEMMQSQSGERVSKNTEQYMLSSEHCVSGLSGPQYPESEQHLGGQYKGRSTMHYPSGHAICFTNGHCMNFTNGYTQRLCDRIPEDVFSSNRNTTYSCSTGGRMHLVCPMSKTPHVDPNKSGHEVWEEFSLSFTPAVKEVVEFAKRIPGFRDLTQHDQVNLLKAGTFEVLMVRFASLFDARERTVTFLSGKKYSVDDLHSMGAGDLLNSMFEFSEKLNALQLSDEEMSLFTAVVLVSADRSGIENVNSVEALQETLIRALRTLIMKNHPNEASIFTKLLLKLPDLRSLNNMHSEELLAFKVHP; encoded by the exons ATGGCCGTGGTGCATGTCTGCTTGTTATGTCACTACATGCCgcctttttttcttgccttaGGGGGTGTGATAGCTTACATCAGCTCCTCGAGCTCAGCATCTAGCCCAGCCTCATGTCACAGCGAGAGCTCAGACAGCGGTTTCCAGTCATCCTCTTCGCCTGTACCATCTTCTCCGAACAGCTCCTCCTCGGAAAGCAGCTGCAATGGTCGGAGCAGCGAGGGGTCCGATGGGGCACCAAAGAGTGAGCGGCTAGAGGAGACTGTTAAACCCAGCCAGTCGGGTGTTGCTGGCTTGACAAAAGGCCATAACGGAGTCACAA AATTCAATGGAATGGTTCTTCTTTGCAAGGTCTGTGGAGATGTTGCTTCAGGATTTCATTATGGTGTTCATGCCTGTGAGGGCTGCAAG GGTTTTTTCAGAAGAAGCATTCAGCAAAACATCCAGTATAAGAAGTGCTTGAAGAATAACAACTGCTCTATAATGAGAATGAATAGAAACAGATGCCAGCAGTGTCGTTTCAAAAAGTGTCTGTCTGTTGGAATGTCAAGAGATG CTGTTCGATTTGGCCGCATTCCTAAACGTGAAAAGCAGAGGATGCTGATTGAAATGCAGAGTGCCATGAAAACCATGATGAACAGTCAGTTCAGCGGTCACTTACCCAATGAAGCGTTAGCCGAACATCAAGATCAAGCACCTCAAGATGACCTTTCCTCTAAACCCAAGCAAGAGCGGGAAACCCTCAAaagcccttctcctcctcctagCTCTGACATGGCTAAGGAAGAGGTGATTGGTATGGTCACTAGGGCCCACAAAGATACTTTCATGTACAACCAAGAACAGTCTCAAAACCCAGCAGAGATGATGCAGTCCCAGAGTGGGGAGAGGGTGTCAAAGAACACTGAACAATACATGTTGAGCAGCGAGCACTGTGTTAGCGGGCTCAGTGGCCCTCAGTACCCTGAAAGTGAGCAACACCTAGGCGGACAGTACAAAGGGAGAAGCACAATGCATTATCCAAGTGGGCACGCCATATGTTTCACAAATGGCCACTGCATGAACTTCACCAACGGTTACACTCAGCGACTGTGCGATAGAATCCCAGAAGATGTcttttcttcaaacagaaatacCACTTATTCATGCAGCACTGGAGGAAGAATGCATCTG GTCTGCCCAATGAGTAAGACTCCCCACGTGGACCCAAACAAGTCTGGCCATGAAGTCTGGGAAGAGTTCTCGCTGAGCTTTACTCCTGCAGTGAAAGAAGTGGTGGAGTTTGCCAAGCGCATCCCAGGGTTCCGAGATCTCACACAACATGACCAGGTTAACCTTCTGAAGGCTGGGACCTTTGAG GTTTTAATGGTACGGTTTGCATCTTTGTTTGACGCAAGGGAGCGTACTGTCACCTTCCTCAGTGGAAAGAAGTACAGTGTGGATGACTTGCATTCAATGGGAGCTGGTGATCTACTCAATTCCATGTTTGAATTTAGTGAGAAACTAAATGCCCTGCAACTTAGTGATGAGGAGATGAGTTTATTTACAGCAGTTGTCCTGGTATCTGCTG ATCGCTCTGGAATAGAAAATGTCAATTCTGTGGAGGCACTTCAGGAGACACTAATCCGTGCATTAAGGACCTTAATCATGAAAAATCACCCAAACGAAGCCTCTATTTTCACAAAACTTCTTTTGAAGTTACCTGACTTGCGTTCCTTAAACAACATGCACTCTGAAGAACTCTTAGCCTTCAAAGTTCACCCATAG